From the Thermococcus sp. 18S1 genome, one window contains:
- a CDS encoding NAD(P)/FAD-dependent oxidoreductase has protein sequence MVSEAGNGKTYDVVIIGAGPAGLFAAYELAEKSDFRVLVIEEGGNVEQRICPMYELGYCIGCQPCHIMSGVGGAGGLSDGTINLRPDIGGDLSELTDDENYAWQLVWEVDRILLRHRSPRNLFRGDPEEIRYWEQRAAQAGVKFIPIIQRHIGSDRTPEVIADIKRHLEGRGVEFLLWTKALEFGKGWVKVKRRKSIFTINARYIIVAPGRGGADWFHDVAQRIGLEARHGPIDVGVRVEVPAIVMEPITSINHDPKFHIYTDTYDDFVRTFCTNPHGFVVEEKYDSYVGVNGHSMHEKKSNNTNFAFLTRIELTEPVEDTTAYGRSIAQLATTIGGGKPLLQRLGDLRRGRRSTWARIKRSDVEPTLRHVTPGDIAMALPHRVVTNIIEGLEKLDRVLPGVANDHTLLYAPEIKYYAMKVEVDENLETSIEGIFAAGDGAGLSRDIVNAAATGLLAARGILKKEGIFTEKDFRKPGNWRHSIETLDG, from the coding sequence ATGGTTTCTGAAGCAGGAAACGGAAAGACCTACGATGTCGTGATTATAGGTGCCGGCCCCGCTGGCCTTTTTGCGGCCTACGAGCTGGCGGAGAAGAGCGATTTTAGGGTTTTGGTGATAGAGGAAGGCGGCAACGTCGAGCAGAGGATATGTCCAATGTACGAGCTTGGCTACTGCATCGGGTGCCAGCCCTGCCACATAATGAGCGGCGTGGGCGGTGCCGGCGGTCTAAGCGACGGCACGATAAACCTCAGGCCGGACATAGGCGGCGATCTGAGTGAGCTGACCGACGATGAGAACTACGCCTGGCAGCTCGTCTGGGAGGTTGACAGGATTCTCCTGCGCCACAGGTCGCCCAGAAACCTGTTCAGGGGGGACCCTGAGGAGATTCGCTACTGGGAGCAGAGGGCCGCGCAGGCGGGTGTGAAGTTCATCCCCATAATCCAGCGCCACATAGGTTCGGACCGGACGCCCGAGGTCATAGCCGACATAAAGAGGCACCTCGAGGGTAGAGGCGTCGAGTTTCTCCTCTGGACCAAGGCCCTTGAGTTCGGGAAAGGCTGGGTGAAGGTGAAGCGGAGGAAGAGTATCTTCACGATCAACGCCCGCTACATAATCGTCGCCCCGGGGAGGGGCGGAGCGGACTGGTTCCACGACGTGGCCCAGAGGATAGGGCTTGAGGCGAGGCACGGGCCGATCGACGTTGGAGTCAGGGTTGAGGTTCCCGCGATAGTGATGGAGCCGATAACGAGCATAAACCACGACCCCAAGTTCCATATATACACCGACACCTACGACGACTTCGTGAGAACCTTCTGCACCAACCCCCACGGCTTCGTCGTCGAGGAGAAGTACGACTCCTACGTCGGCGTCAACGGGCACTCGATGCACGAGAAGAAGAGCAACAACACCAACTTCGCCTTCCTGACGAGGATAGAGCTGACCGAGCCGGTTGAGGACACTACTGCCTACGGGAGGAGCATAGCACAGCTTGCAACGACGATTGGCGGCGGCAAACCACTCCTTCAGCGCCTCGGCGACCTCCGGAGGGGCAGGAGGAGCACGTGGGCGCGCATAAAGAGGAGCGACGTTGAGCCGACCCTGAGGCACGTCACGCCGGGAGACATAGCGATGGCCCTGCCGCACCGCGTCGTGACCAACATCATAGAAGGCCTTGAGAAGCTCGACCGCGTTCTGCCGGGAGTTGCGAACGACCACACCCTGCTCTACGCGCCTGAGATCAAATACTACGCCATGAAGGTCGAGGTGGACGAGAACCTTGAGACGAGCATAGAGGGGATCTTCGCCGCCGGCGACGGTGCCGGCCTGAGCAGGGACATAGTGAACGCGGCAGCCACAGGATTGCTCGCCGCAAGAGGGATACTCAAAAAGGAGGGCATTTTCACGGAGAAGGACTTCAGGAAACCCGGGAACTGGAGGCACTCGATAGAGACCCTCGACGGATAG
- a CDS encoding HPP family protein, whose translation MDTLNAGGKSHEAKAKKIRIIHSKRRLLQLQRKEELSHNIRYVSKVPVRLVMDRDYLVVHPHDSLATLIESMGEEESSAIVVDSEGKLVGFVTMKDILHLFDVPRRHSIVGFGLLKRYSVTRATRVEDIMVTKPVTVNINDDLGHAIRIMLETGKHHLPVVDDDGKAHGLLEVKDIIRLIRLVSL comes from the coding sequence ATGGACACTCTGAATGCAGGAGGAAAATCCCATGAGGCCAAGGCGAAGAAGATACGGATAATCCACAGCAAGAGGCGGCTCCTTCAACTCCAGCGCAAGGAAGAGCTCAGCCACAACATAAGGTACGTCTCCAAGGTTCCCGTGAGGCTGGTCATGGATCGCGACTACCTCGTCGTTCACCCTCACGACTCCCTGGCGACCCTCATAGAGAGCATGGGCGAGGAGGAAAGCTCCGCCATCGTCGTTGATTCCGAGGGAAAGCTCGTCGGATTCGTCACGATGAAGGACATCCTCCACCTCTTCGACGTCCCCAGGAGGCACTCCATAGTGGGCTTCGGCCTGCTGAAGAGGTACTCCGTCACGAGGGCGACGCGGGTGGAAGACATAATGGTCACCAAGCCGGTAACCGTGAACATAAACGACGACCTGGGGCACGCGATAAGAATAATGCTCGAAACCGGAAAACACCACCTTCCGGTGGTGGACGACGATGGTAAAGCCCACGGCCTGCTGGAGGTTAAGGACATAATACGCCTCATACGCCTCGTCTCGCTCTGA
- a CDS encoding cation:proton antiporter, with translation MDVFLELAVILITAKLMGYLSSRLGFPAALGQIIGGILLGPSLLNFVTYGEGVRLISELGVIMLLFLAGLETDMEEFKRVGLPAFLIASLGVAVPFIFGYAVALRWGYPGMEALFLGGVMTATSVSLTASVLMEMKRLRTRVGAAILAAAVVDDVLGIIILTILVAMNTKGTVYVGDIAVLLVEIAAFFLFSYLVGRGIVKKVLKGSHRINLPETVTTVSIVVMLIFAYFAEYFQIAAITGAYLAGILVAGSDDARKITDKIITLGYAFFIPVFLVGVGAETDAHVVFAAGAFALVYSLLAIVGKVIGCGIGGILSKFSPMESLQIGVGMIPRMEVGLIMANIGLAEGILTNESFSIAIAMVMATTLVTPPLLKLVFSKR, from the coding sequence ATGGACGTCTTCCTGGAGCTGGCGGTTATACTGATTACGGCCAAGCTGATGGGCTACCTGAGCTCGAGGCTTGGCTTCCCCGCGGCTTTGGGTCAGATAATCGGCGGAATACTCCTCGGTCCGTCCCTTCTGAACTTCGTCACCTACGGCGAGGGGGTCAGGCTCATCTCCGAGCTGGGCGTCATAATGCTCCTCTTCCTGGCCGGCCTGGAGACTGACATGGAGGAGTTCAAGCGCGTCGGTCTTCCTGCCTTTCTCATAGCCTCCCTGGGCGTTGCTGTTCCCTTCATCTTCGGCTACGCCGTGGCCCTCAGGTGGGGTTACCCGGGAATGGAGGCCCTCTTCCTCGGTGGCGTCATGACGGCGACGAGCGTCAGTTTGACCGCGAGCGTTCTCATGGAGATGAAGCGCCTCAGAACGAGGGTCGGGGCTGCTATCCTGGCCGCGGCCGTGGTGGACGACGTCCTGGGCATAATAATCTTGACCATTCTGGTCGCCATGAACACTAAGGGCACGGTTTACGTGGGGGATATAGCGGTACTCCTCGTTGAAATCGCCGCTTTCTTCCTCTTCAGTTACCTCGTGGGCAGGGGAATCGTTAAGAAGGTTCTCAAAGGCTCCCACAGGATTAACCTCCCCGAGACGGTGACCACGGTCTCGATAGTGGTGATGCTCATCTTTGCCTACTTCGCCGAGTACTTCCAGATAGCGGCCATAACCGGCGCCTACCTGGCGGGAATACTCGTGGCCGGGAGCGACGACGCGAGGAAGATAACCGACAAGATAATTACCCTCGGCTACGCCTTCTTCATTCCGGTCTTTCTGGTCGGGGTCGGCGCCGAGACAGATGCCCACGTGGTCTTCGCGGCCGGGGCCTTCGCGCTGGTTTACTCCCTCCTCGCCATCGTCGGCAAGGTCATCGGCTGTGGAATCGGCGGAATCCTCTCGAAGTTCAGCCCGATGGAGTCCCTTCAGATAGGCGTTGGAATGATTCCGAGAATGGAGGTCGGCCTGATAATGGCCAACATAGGCCTCGCCGAGGGAATCCTGACGAACGAGAGCTTCTCCATAGCCATCGCGATGGTCATGGCGACGACGCTGGTCACGCCGCCGCTCCTCAAGCTGGTCTTCTCCAAGCGTTAG
- a CDS encoding MarC family protein, which produces MSEWLSILSSALFMLIMIDPSDKILLVSLLREDFHIEDIRTLIVRANLIGFLLLFLFAVSGQIILQQIFHIDINALRVAGGFVLFKIGLEALESGGMMTLKKEKNILALAAVPVATPLIAGPAAITTAITLTAEKGLYHATAAVFLAIMMTALVMFVTLYLIKNVSKTTLGVFIRIIGMFTMAIGAQMMVQGVVGIYLLMTSAA; this is translated from the coding sequence ATGAGCGAGTGGCTTTCAATACTGAGTTCCGCACTATTCATGCTCATCATGATAGACCCCAGCGACAAGATACTCCTGGTCAGCCTCCTGAGGGAGGACTTCCACATAGAGGACATTAGAACGCTTATCGTCCGAGCGAACCTGATAGGCTTCCTCCTCCTCTTCCTGTTCGCGGTATCGGGCCAGATTATCCTCCAGCAGATATTCCACATAGACATAAACGCCCTCCGCGTTGCCGGTGGTTTCGTGCTCTTCAAGATAGGCCTTGAGGCCCTCGAGAGCGGTGGTATGATGACCCTCAAGAAGGAGAAGAACATCTTGGCTTTGGCCGCAGTCCCGGTCGCGACGCCCCTCATAGCCGGTCCCGCCGCGATAACCACCGCGATAACCCTGACTGCCGAGAAGGGCCTCTACCACGCCACCGCGGCGGTGTTCCTTGCCATCATGATGACTGCCCTCGTCATGTTCGTGACGCTGTACCTGATCAAGAACGTCAGCAAAACGACCCTGGGGGTCTTCATAAGGATAATCGGTATGTTCACGATGGCTATTGGTGCCCAGATGATGGTTCAGGGCGTCGTCGGGATATATCTCCTGATGACGTCCGCTGCATGA
- the hisS gene encoding histidine--tRNA ligase, translated as MKVRLEKVKGTRDLLPEEMAKRRWVFERIREVFERYNFHEVLTPTFEYTELFKLRSGEEVVEQLYAFDDKGGRNLSLRPDMTSSVARLYVNGFQNAPKPVKWYYMANMFRYEEPQSGRYREFWQAGVELLGSDKVEADAEVIALFVESYLATGLEDFTVNIGDRVLLDEFAKMLGVEDDVGLMRLIDKKDKMSREDFAGALREFGLDEEGVEKVLALVEIKGLPEEVLPKAEELFTGEAARAEIDRLYELVDLLDAYGVSKWIRIDLGIARGFDYYTSIVFEAIAPNDLGIGSIGGGGRYDNLISVFGGKPTPATGFAIGIERLIPILEWKGLIPEPKLRPDVYVVPIGKDAELRRAAVEVTSALRAAGVKTDCELTGRKLRKALDYAGKLGVPYVVLVGKKDLAEGKVTVRDMGSGEQRTVEKEKVVGEVLGLLGL; from the coding sequence ATGAAGGTAAGGCTTGAAAAAGTTAAGGGAACGCGAGACCTGCTTCCGGAGGAGATGGCGAAGAGGAGATGGGTTTTCGAGAGAATCCGCGAGGTCTTCGAGCGGTATAACTTTCACGAGGTTCTCACGCCCACCTTTGAGTACACCGAGCTCTTCAAACTGAGGAGCGGTGAGGAGGTTGTCGAGCAGCTCTACGCCTTCGACGACAAGGGCGGACGGAACCTCTCGCTCAGACCAGATATGACGTCCAGCGTCGCGAGGCTCTACGTCAACGGCTTCCAGAACGCCCCGAAGCCCGTTAAATGGTACTACATGGCCAACATGTTCCGCTATGAGGAGCCCCAGAGCGGCCGTTACCGCGAGTTCTGGCAGGCGGGGGTGGAGCTCCTCGGAAGCGATAAAGTTGAGGCGGACGCGGAGGTTATAGCGCTCTTCGTTGAGAGCTACCTCGCCACCGGCCTTGAGGACTTCACCGTGAACATAGGCGACCGCGTTCTCCTCGACGAGTTCGCAAAGATGCTCGGCGTTGAGGACGACGTGGGCCTGATGAGGCTCATAGACAAGAAGGACAAGATGAGCAGGGAGGACTTCGCCGGCGCCCTGAGGGAGTTCGGGCTGGACGAGGAGGGCGTCGAGAAAGTCCTGGCTCTGGTGGAGATAAAGGGCCTCCCCGAAGAGGTTCTTCCGAAGGCGGAGGAGCTGTTCACGGGCGAGGCGGCGAGGGCCGAGATTGACCGTCTCTACGAGCTGGTCGATTTGCTCGACGCCTACGGCGTCTCGAAGTGGATAAGGATAGACCTCGGCATAGCGAGGGGCTTCGACTACTACACGAGCATAGTCTTTGAAGCAATCGCCCCCAACGACCTCGGCATAGGCTCGATAGGCGGCGGCGGCCGCTACGACAACCTCATCTCCGTCTTCGGCGGAAAGCCGACCCCGGCGACGGGCTTTGCCATCGGAATCGAGCGCCTCATTCCGATACTCGAGTGGAAGGGGCTCATCCCGGAGCCGAAGCTCAGGCCCGACGTCTACGTCGTGCCCATAGGGAAGGACGCCGAGCTGAGGAGGGCCGCCGTTGAGGTAACGAGCGCCCTGAGGGCCGCGGGCGTCAAAACCGACTGCGAGCTAACCGGAAGAAAGCTCAGGAAGGCACTCGATTACGCTGGAAAGCTCGGGGTTCCGTACGTCGTCCTCGTTGGGAAGAAGGATCTGGCGGAAGGAAAGGTCACGGTAAGGGACATGGGGAGTGGAGAGCAGAGAACGGTGGAAAAGGAGAAGGTTGTGGGGGAGGTTCTGGGCCTTTTGGGCCTTTGA
- a CDS encoding phospholipase D-like domain-containing protein yields the protein MRSKVYLMAILVAAMLVTSGCLGSTSTLEATAEKTATLEKTRTVTETLTVTETRYIENRSVETELRKNLTACIENLRLLNSTLTRTSESLEELSAKYRDCLLEGSKKGENVPPAKLLVDDAYYWSLIEDIRGARESVYVTMFLMKYDPTDSYDHANDLIRALVEAKKRGVSVHVILENGIEDNRATYDYLRSNGVDVVFDSPSVTLHTKMVVIDGRVVYLGSHNWSEAALDWNHEVSVRIESQEIAEALLEYFKEIKKSIG from the coding sequence ATGCGGTCAAAAGTGTACCTCATGGCAATACTGGTGGCAGCGATGCTCGTAACTTCTGGCTGCCTCGGAAGCACGTCAACCCTGGAAGCCACCGCGGAGAAAACCGCCACCCTGGAAAAAACCAGAACGGTCACCGAAACCCTCACCGTGACAGAAACCAGGTACATCGAGAACCGCAGCGTTGAAACGGAGCTCAGAAAGAACCTCACTGCCTGCATCGAGAACCTCCGGCTCCTGAACTCGACATTAACCAGGACGAGTGAGAGCCTTGAGGAGCTCAGCGCGAAGTACCGCGACTGCCTGCTGGAGGGGTCAAAAAAGGGGGAGAACGTTCCCCCTGCGAAACTGCTGGTGGATGACGCGTATTACTGGAGCCTCATCGAGGACATACGCGGTGCGCGGGAGAGCGTTTACGTCACCATGTTTCTCATGAAGTACGACCCCACCGACAGCTACGACCATGCCAACGACCTGATAAGGGCGCTGGTGGAGGCCAAGAAGAGGGGCGTGAGCGTCCACGTGATACTCGAAAACGGCATCGAGGACAACAGGGCCACCTACGACTACCTCCGCTCCAACGGGGTCGATGTGGTCTTTGATTCCCCCTCGGTAACCCTCCACACAAAGATGGTGGTGATAGACGGCAGGGTGGTTTACCTCGGAAGTCACAACTGGAGCGAGGCCGCGCTGGACTGGAATCACGAGGTGAGCGTTAGAATCGAGTCCCAGGAGATTGCGGAGGCACTCTTGGAGTACTTTAAGGAGATCAAAAAGAGCATCGGGTGA
- a CDS encoding DNA replication initiation control protein YabA, whose product MIRERLCREYLEEIDRLERSLRELEDELVELRMQLNLKVDEANRLAIENASLRHRIEMMERREKRLVEFLRKLKIPIIYIDEEQFEDVDVDIGPDSKD is encoded by the coding sequence ATGATAAGGGAACGCCTCTGTCGGGAGTACCTGGAGGAAATCGACCGGCTGGAGCGTTCGCTCCGGGAGCTGGAGGATGAGCTCGTAGAGCTGAGAATGCAGCTGAACCTCAAGGTGGATGAGGCCAACAGGCTCGCCATAGAGAACGCAAGCCTGAGGCACAGGATTGAGATGATGGAGCGGCGCGAGAAACGGCTGGTGGAGTTTCTCCGGAAGCTTAAGATTCCCATAATATACATCGACGAGGAGCAGTTCGAGGACGTGGATGTGGACATCGGGCCCGATTCGAAGGACTGA
- the alaS gene encoding alanine--tRNA ligase, producing MSMDMTTRMFKEEGWMRKQCPKCGKFFWTLDPDRKTCGDPPCDEYSFIGKPGIPKKYTLEEMREKFLSFFEKHGHGRVKRFPVLPRWRDDVLLVGASIMDFQPWVISGEADPPANPLTISQPSIRFTDIDNVGITGRHFTIFEMMAHHAFNYPDKPIYWMDETVELAFEFFTKELGMKGEDITFKENPWAGGGNAGPAFEVLYRGLEVATLVFMQYKKAPKDADPAQVVEIKGDYYVPMETRVVDTGYGLERLVWMSHGTPTAYDAVLGYVVEPLKRMAGVEKIDERILMENSRLAGMFDIEDMGDLRYLREQVAKRVGISVEELTKAVRPYELIYAVADHTKALTFMLADGVIPSNVKAGYLARLLIRKSIRHLRELGLEVPLAEIVAMHIKELSPTYPEFKEMEDVILDIINVEERRYQETLRRGSDLVKREVAKLKKAGKDEIPLERLLLFYESHGLTPEIVAEVAQREGIKVEIPDNFYTLVAKEAEKAEKKTAAEYAVDFELVKDLPDTRTLYYEDPFMKEFDAEVLKVIDDWVVLNQTAFYPEGGGQPCDLGELEVEGEKVEVRDVQKIGKVILHRVERSELFKPGAKVHGRIDWDRRIQHMRHHTGTHVLMGALVRVLGKHVWQAGSQLHTDWARLDISHYKRISEDELREIERLANRVVMENRKVTWEWLPRTEAEMKYGFRLYQGGVVPGRVIRVLKIEDWDVQACGGTHLPNTGLIGPIKILRTERIQDGVERIIFAAGEAAVDWMQETERLLKRTAETFRVPPEKVPETAERFFNEWKEARKEVEKLRKELAKLLVYELEGKVEKVGEVEFIGAVVEGAMDDLREAANKLRKEKRVIVLISREGHFVVAVGDGLELKAGELAKIITSVAGGGGGRKELAQGRIKNPLKAEEAIAQTKEKIKMH from the coding sequence ATGAGCATGGATATGACCACGAGGATGTTTAAGGAAGAGGGGTGGATGAGGAAGCAGTGCCCCAAGTGCGGTAAATTCTTCTGGACGCTCGACCCGGACAGGAAAACCTGCGGTGACCCGCCGTGTGACGAGTACTCGTTCATCGGAAAGCCGGGGATACCGAAGAAGTACACCCTCGAGGAGATGCGCGAGAAGTTCCTGAGCTTCTTCGAAAAGCACGGGCACGGGAGGGTGAAGCGCTTCCCGGTCCTTCCGCGCTGGAGAGACGACGTTCTCCTCGTCGGGGCTTCGATCATGGACTTCCAGCCGTGGGTCATAAGCGGCGAAGCCGACCCGCCGGCCAACCCGCTCACCATAAGCCAGCCCTCGATAAGGTTCACCGACATAGACAACGTTGGAATAACCGGCAGGCACTTCACGATCTTCGAGATGATGGCGCACCACGCCTTCAACTACCCCGACAAGCCGATTTACTGGATGGACGAGACGGTTGAGCTGGCCTTCGAGTTCTTCACCAAGGAGCTCGGGATGAAGGGTGAGGACATCACCTTCAAGGAGAACCCGTGGGCCGGCGGTGGAAACGCTGGTCCAGCATTCGAGGTTCTCTACCGCGGTCTTGAGGTGGCAACGCTGGTTTTCATGCAGTACAAGAAGGCGCCAAAGGACGCCGACCCGGCTCAGGTTGTGGAGATCAAGGGCGACTACTACGTCCCCATGGAGACCCGCGTTGTTGACACCGGATACGGCCTCGAGAGGCTCGTCTGGATGAGCCACGGGACGCCCACCGCCTACGACGCCGTCCTTGGCTACGTCGTCGAGCCGCTCAAGAGGATGGCGGGTGTGGAGAAGATAGATGAGCGCATCCTCATGGAGAACTCCCGCCTCGCTGGAATGTTTGACATCGAGGACATGGGCGACCTGAGGTACCTCCGCGAGCAAGTCGCTAAACGCGTCGGAATCAGCGTCGAGGAGCTTACAAAGGCTGTGAGGCCCTACGAGCTGATATATGCTGTAGCGGACCATACCAAGGCCCTAACCTTCATGCTGGCAGATGGCGTTATCCCGTCCAACGTCAAGGCCGGCTACCTCGCGAGGCTCCTGATAAGGAAGAGCATAAGGCACCTCCGCGAGCTCGGCCTCGAGGTCCCGCTGGCGGAGATAGTGGCCATGCACATAAAGGAGCTCTCCCCAACCTACCCCGAGTTCAAGGAGATGGAAGACGTTATCCTGGACATAATCAACGTCGAGGAGAGGCGCTACCAGGAGACCCTCAGGCGCGGAAGCGACCTCGTGAAGCGCGAGGTGGCCAAGCTCAAGAAGGCCGGCAAGGACGAGATTCCGCTCGAAAGGCTCCTCCTGTTCTACGAGAGCCACGGCTTAACCCCCGAGATCGTCGCGGAGGTGGCGCAGAGGGAGGGCATAAAGGTCGAGATACCCGACAACTTCTACACGCTGGTCGCCAAGGAGGCGGAGAAGGCGGAGAAGAAGACCGCCGCTGAATACGCCGTTGACTTCGAGCTGGTCAAAGATTTGCCAGACACGAGGACGCTCTACTACGAGGATCCGTTCATGAAGGAGTTCGACGCCGAGGTTCTCAAGGTCATAGACGACTGGGTGGTTCTCAACCAGACCGCCTTCTATCCGGAGGGCGGCGGTCAGCCGTGCGACCTCGGTGAGCTCGAGGTTGAGGGGGAGAAGGTGGAGGTCAGGGACGTTCAGAAGATAGGTAAGGTCATCCTCCACAGGGTCGAGAGGTCCGAGCTATTCAAGCCCGGCGCGAAGGTTCACGGAAGGATCGACTGGGACAGGAGAATACAGCACATGCGCCACCACACCGGAACCCACGTCCTCATGGGTGCCCTCGTGAGGGTTCTCGGCAAGCACGTCTGGCAGGCCGGTTCACAGCTCCACACCGACTGGGCCAGGCTGGACATAAGCCACTACAAGCGCATAAGTGAGGATGAGCTCAGGGAGATAGAGCGCCTCGCCAACCGCGTTGTCATGGAGAACAGGAAGGTCACCTGGGAGTGGCTCCCGAGGACGGAGGCCGAGATGAAGTACGGCTTCAGGCTCTACCAGGGTGGAGTCGTCCCCGGAAGGGTCATCAGGGTGCTCAAGATCGAGGACTGGGACGTCCAGGCCTGCGGTGGAACGCACCTGCCCAACACTGGCCTTATAGGTCCGATCAAGATTCTGAGAACCGAGCGCATACAGGACGGCGTTGAGAGAATAATCTTCGCCGCCGGAGAGGCCGCTGTTGACTGGATGCAGGAGACCGAGAGGCTCCTCAAGAGAACCGCCGAGACCTTCCGCGTCCCGCCCGAGAAGGTGCCGGAGACTGCCGAGAGGTTCTTCAACGAGTGGAAGGAGGCGAGAAAGGAGGTCGAGAAGCTCAGGAAGGAGCTGGCCAAGCTCCTCGTCTACGAGCTCGAGGGGAAGGTCGAGAAGGTTGGGGAGGTTGAGTTCATCGGAGCCGTCGTTGAGGGCGCGATGGACGACCTCCGCGAGGCGGCAAACAAGCTCAGGAAGGAGAAGAGGGTTATAGTCCTCATCAGCAGGGAGGGCCACTTCGTTGTGGCGGTCGGTGATGGCCTCGAGCTCAAAGCTGGGGAGCTGGCGAAGATAATAACCTCCGTCGCCGGCGGCGGTGGCGGAAGGAAGGAGCTCGCCCAGGGCAGAATCAAGAACCCGCTGAAGGCGGAGGAGGCTATAGCGCAGACAAAAGAGAAAATTAAAATGCATTAG
- a CDS encoding Nif3-like dinuclear metal center hexameric protein — protein MNRDELVAFLDDYLQISTYPDKSSNGLQVEGKAEVERVAFAVDTTLRTIGRAAKAGADMLIVHHGMIWGGLGYITGIHYRRLKALMESGINLYAAHLPLDAHPEVGNNVELLRLLGIEPRGPFGEYRGLSVGFYGEFSEPQPIEKVAQIIAERLDTTVKTYEFGVREIKTVGAVSGAGAFALEEAHRKGIDLLVTGEFTHADYLTAIDLPQSVLVAGHYKTETLGVKALMEVVRTKLGLDVFFIDEPTGL, from the coding sequence ATGAACCGCGACGAGCTCGTTGCCTTCCTTGACGATTACCTCCAGATTTCGACCTACCCGGACAAATCGAGCAACGGCCTCCAGGTGGAGGGGAAGGCGGAGGTCGAGAGGGTAGCGTTTGCAGTTGATACAACGCTAAGAACCATCGGGAGGGCCGCAAAGGCCGGGGCCGACATGCTCATCGTCCACCACGGAATGATATGGGGCGGCCTCGGCTACATCACCGGGATACACTACAGACGCCTGAAGGCCCTCATGGAGAGCGGAATAAACCTCTACGCCGCCCACCTGCCCCTCGACGCCCACCCAGAGGTCGGCAACAACGTCGAGCTGCTCCGCCTCCTGGGCATTGAGCCCCGGGGACCCTTCGGCGAGTACAGGGGGCTGAGCGTGGGCTTCTATGGGGAGTTCTCCGAGCCGCAGCCCATCGAGAAGGTGGCGCAGATCATCGCCGAGAGGCTCGACACCACAGTCAAAACCTACGAGTTCGGGGTGAGGGAGATAAAAACCGTCGGCGCCGTGAGCGGGGCAGGTGCCTTCGCACTTGAGGAGGCGCACAGAAAGGGAATCGACCTGCTCGTAACGGGCGAATTCACCCACGCGGATTACCTAACGGCCATCGACCTGCCCCAGAGCGTCCTCGTTGCCGGCCACTACAAGACCGAGACGCTCGGGGTTAAAGCGCTCATGGAGGTCGTGAGGACAAAGCTCGGGCTGGACGTTTTCTTCATAGACGAGCCAACCGGGCTCTGA